The DNA segment ATCCTGGCGAACAGAGCTGAGAAatcccccaaaaaaaatcaacccAACATCAAAACTGAGAACTGAAAAGTTCACAGGCCGAGAACACCATGTCCTCCGGCACTACGTGGCTGATAATTCTCCCGCTTTCTGAgcgtgtgagagggtgtgtgcgtgcggatGAGTCGGTGTGACGCAACGCCATGTGTGTCCCTCCAACACGTTTTAACCCTCTGAGTttttggagctgcagctgaggaagagagagaggattCGCGGTAGCAGCAAAGACCTGTGAAGGCATCGCGCAAGCTACCTCAGTGTTTGTCTATACATGAGGGTGAGTCACGTCGCCATGGCAACGTTCAACAGCCGTACCACATATTTCAGCTTTACGTCTGTATTGTGGGTGGTGAAACCTGGGAACTGCGTTAAACATAATAGATGCTCACTATATATTGTGATTTCAACTGGATCAAACTGGATCTACGGCGACTTTTCCCAGTTTGAATTTCCTCCGGATGTTTTAGGACACAGACAGTTCACCTCAGTTCCTCTCTGGCAAACTAAGCTGCGTCCagacgaggagaggagggggtggggaagCGAAGGCTGAGTGAAGGGGTGTGTTAGTGGGGTGACATCAGTGCTGTGATGGGGGGTTGTAGTGGGtaccagttgttttttttttgttttaaaccaaCAGCGGCTGCTACGGTGACAGATGAGGCTGGTTGGTTTTAAAGAAGGGGGTCTTTCCTGTCGCCTCCAGCCATGTTACTAACCTGGAGCAGCTCATTTACAGACTGCACCGCGTGTTAACCCCCCTCCCATCTTTATATTCATGAGCCAGGGTCTGCGTCTGGGGTACCATCTCCCTTAGCAacccaggccccgcccccacctttGTAGCTCAGCAGAACATACAAGAGCCATCTGCGTAAAGACCCTCGCTCTCCGTCTCCGCTCCCTCCCTGCAGAGTTCTGTTTGCTGATTGGCTGGGAGAAATGAGCTGGAACAACAAAGACACTCCTGGTCCAGATAATGGTTTATTACACCAATTAATATCAGTGCGTAGTTATTCCATGTGCAGCGTCGTCATTTATCGAGTCCAATTTCAGCCTTTTTAGAACCAGCTGCTGACTTTGTTACATCAAAGAGGCTTCACTTGTGATTGCTTTGATTTTGGAGCCTGTGTATTGTAGGAGTCGGCTTGATAATACGATGATaataaaaggacagaaatataGAAGACAGGGGATTAATTCACTTTCTGGTGATTTGGTAGTTACGACGAATACACGACAGCATGTATAGACCATAATAGTTACCCATTATGCAGGtatgatatttaaaaaacaaaactctggacGCATCTTGACTCAGTTTGGCATAGGAATGTTTAGTTAGTGTGGTAGAGGAAACAGCTTCAAATATGAAAATTGCTGATAAGACTAAAGAACAGTAGTGTGAATTCAAAGAGCCAGTGTTCTCGGTGACCATGACAGTGTACAAATACATCTTTTAAAGACTTTTGATCACGATGCAAAACGTATAAAAAGCAACAGGATGAACCAGCTCagacgctgaacagacaaacaGAACTTCAATCGTATTCAGCATTAAGTCACTTCTTATTgtctcaataaaaaaaataactacattaaaaaatgttaaGAAATACTTTAGACTAACAAAGGCAACAGACATAATACCCACATAATTAGTGCATTAAAAATAACAGCTGCTCTTCACAGGCACAGTAACAGCGCAGCACTGTAACTATTGTTAGGCAGTAATCACGGGTCAGAACCACCAACAGAAGAGGTCCAAACTGTCTAGCTGCTCTGGTAACAGGTTGGTCCTTGGGTCTAAAATCCTACTCTGCTTTTAACATAATTTATAATGGTCCAGATATGGTTTCTACACATTTCCAAGGACATTCGTGCTTTAGTGACCATCATTTAAAGTACATCAGATCCTTCATATACTGTATTACCTTCACGATCAGCCGTTTCCAGCCCTGACTGGCTGGATTCCTGACACCGTCGGTATAATGCAAAGTGTAAGTAGCGCTCACGTGATTAATTTTTAATCGTCGGTATTGAACATTGAGGTTTCACAACTGGAGGCGTTCAACGTGCTGACGTGAGCCTCCCGTCCCCTCACTGCTCCTGTGTCAGCACTGGAATGTCGATCTCTATGGCGGACATTCGCGAGCGGGCCGAGTGGCGGTGGCCTGCGTAGCTGGACGCGTAGGCCTGAGAAGGGGCGTAGTGGTGCGAGGGCGCGTAACTCTGAGAGGCGGCGTAGCTGTAGGCCTGAGCGCCCCCCACCTCAGAACCGTAGCCGTCAGGAGCGGAGATCTGAGTCATGTACACCTGCGGGACTGCTGGGGCTATTACGCTTTGCACGTAGCCCTGCGTGGGCACGTACGGCTGGGCGTCGATCACAGTGGGAGGAAACACTTGTGGGGGAAATGGCTGAGGCCCGTAAACTGGCGAGGGAGGGTACCCATTGGCGGTGAGAGCCTGGGTGGACAAAGAGGTAGGCATGGAAGGCAGAGGCAACCAGAAAGGCGAAGGCAACTTTTTACACATGCAGTACCACATGAACATAAACAGCGCGGCTAGCATTAGCCCCCCGCAGCAACCTATAGATACATACACGGCAAAGCCGTCAGAGAAAATGTTGTCGTATCGGATGTTCATTTCCTTCGTGCGGAACAGGAACCACACTGATGGCGCTAAACCGATAGCTCCGCCCAGAAAAAAGAACATGCCAGCCACAAGATGACACCCGGCGCTATTGACCAGGAATCTGGTGGTCTTGATGTCTGGTTCAGGCTTGGCTGAGCAGCAACAGGTCTTACACATCCCTGACATGCACAGCAGCAAGGCGatggagctgagcagcagggtGGTGGGCAGACAGAACTGCAGGAGCCGCAGATCCAGCTGGTCCACTTTTGAGTACCACTGGAAACATAAGCAAATGAAATTTCTATCAGGACGCTTTGAGACACAGACATGGGCGAGAAGCAGATCAGTCACCATCATACCTCTGTATCATAGTAGTAACAGCCTGAATTGTCGTCCCGCTTCACGCATTTGGCCCACAGGCCGTCATACACGCTGATATTCTTGGCATTACGGTTGAAGGTAACAAGTGTTGTTATGCGCCACTGTGGGATCAACGCTGCCACGGCAATCCCCCCCACAGATAATAACGCAATGATGAAGGAAAAGGCATTGGTGGCGTGTATGTCACGGCACGACATGGTTGATGGCGACAGTTTCTGGGGCCACGAGGAGAGTTCCTGTATGAAACGGGGACAAACGATAAGATCAGGCAGCTAAAAGCAGCGAGGAGAAATGTTAACCAAGTATATACTTTTGCCTTCACTGaactcattttttttaacaacagaTAATGATTGACATTTAAAGAAATGGTCCCGTTACTATTTAAGTAGCCTGCAACTGTGCCACAGAGTGACCCaactacacccccccccccccccccccccccccccctttcaatTCATTATACCACAACTGACCCAATATCTGCTGTCCCAGAGAAACAATGCTCTCATTTCATTAGCAAACAAAGTGGGCCTGACTTGGGGACTGAGCTTGCAGAACAAGAGTGTCTGTGCAGCAGTGCATTACAAAGGCTACACAAACAATACGCAATTGAATTAGACATCGGGCTTCTAATAAAATGAATGTAGCAGCGACTTACAACTGTGAGAAATCCTGGCTTTACAAAACCATCAactcaaaaaataaaacaacattgtCTCATTGTCTTTGACTTAATTTTATTCATTCTATCTGGCACTTCTTTTTTATAGATCACTTATCCCCTCTATTTGGAATAAATGATCTCAGATCAATGTTATTGATTGAAGCCTTCTTGAGTGACTGCTGATCCGTACTAaacaaagttattttttttaaagaaagttaAAGCACTAGCCCAAGAGGTCACCCTATGGCACATTTTGACTATACATAGGTGAAACCATTGCTTTTCCTGACTTACATCACTTTATCCTTTGCTTGTAATGTTAGCTAGCCAGGCTAACGCTaactaaataaaagaaaaatccgATAACTTTCGAATGATCAGACGATAACACTTACTCAAGACACACAGAAAACTACACATTAGCACGATATTGTCTAATTATAACTCGCATATAAACTTTTTAATACGCTGAGACGATCACGACGAGAGTGAAGCTAAAGCGTTAGCCCAACTGCAACCTGTTCCCGTTTACCTACTCAAAGCGAAGCCGCACTATGCAATatacatgattttttttttttaaaaacaaacccttaGATTTCCAACAGTTCAGCTGTGATAGGACCGCCTGGGCACATTTCAGCGGTGGTTCTTCTCGCAGTAGAAACAAAACCGCTCTAGAGTTTCTTCTGTCACAGAGGCGATCAGATCGTAAACAGGATGTGTGGACACGACGCTTCCGCCGGGCggtctgcgcatgcgcagttcCACAACAATGGCCGCCAAAAATgccgatttttaaaaaatataacttaaaaaaacaacaaaacttttGTGGTATTTTAAATATAATCATACATGgattaattaaatgttttttcctgTGTTATTTAGGGAGATGTTCAAGTTCACATGGTTTATAAATCACCAGGAAGTGATGCCTTTGATGAATTCCTAAATGGTAAGATGGTGAATGAATCTTAAAAGATTTTACATTTGATCGATTGACTGAAAGATCATTCGTGTTGATCACTTTAGGTCTGTCAGGTTTGCATATTCACAGTAGCCCGGTTGTCCTTCTTGCAGCTGACGTACCAGAACCACCTTTTCCCAGTCCTCCATTTCCAGGGTCAAAggttcaaagaagaaaaaagagacagGTATGATTTCACAGAGGGGGTCTTTAAACTGACTGAGTCAGACGTCTACGTCTGTCTGTTCCTTCACTCCCAGTGTCACATCATTTTTATGTGCAATTTTCAAAAAGACAGATCCGGTTTAGGATTCTACATCCATATTGATTTTCCACTTTCCCACTTTACATTTCAGTGGCAGGATAGGACACAAGTTTGGATTAAATTGTGTTTAACCTCCCCCCTAAAAAACCCAACTTTTTTTGTTCTCAGGCTCCGCATGTGCCACGAAATGTAGAGGATGAAACCAAATACATCGAGTTAATGGTGATCAATGATCATTTAATGGTAAGCTGTTCCCTTCATGTCCACCCAGATAACTGCCTTTCACTGTTTCCTGAATTTTACTTTTTTGCACACTTTTTACAGGATGTTGTCGTCTCTTCTATTGGACTCGTATATGATAATGAATTAATTTAGGCTGTGAATAAGAAGTTGTGGTCCCTGACTTCTTTAACAAGTTTTTTActctttctctttgtctctttctctctctttcttccctctctaCAGTACAAGAAGCATCGGCTTTCCGTTGGGCACACAAATAACTATGCTAAGTCAGTGGTCAATATGGCTGACATGGTAAGAACTCTAttgatcctcttcttggaatgcTGGCCACAAGCACTCCCAGCTATTACAGCTGAGCCCACATTTCTCACTTAGCTTCgcatttaaagcattttctTGCCAGTGTGAAAGTTTTAACCAGTCATTCAAATGACAGTGGCGTCCCAGCGGTGCTGAGGTAGACGTGAAAACGCTGCTTTAATGTTTGTGGTTGCGTCCCTGCGCCGCGGCGCTAAAACCTGACCCGCTATGTCGTCCGACCCGTAAGCCGATAGGCAGAAGTTAGAGTAAGGTCAAACTTTCTGTCCAGTCCTGTAAGACAATCACACCAGAAGGTACTTTAAGGGATGTCCCACATTCTGCTTTTCATTGCTTTTACGTATGCAATGATGGCTACataaaattcaaatacaaaaaatgtacaagaaaaaaaaaaagctgtaccTTTATCAAAGTGTTTTTCCTATTCATGTTTTAATTTCAGAGGTTTTGTATCAGGTCAGGGATGGTTGTTATTGTCG comes from the Takifugu rubripes chromosome 7, fTakRub1.2, whole genome shotgun sequence genome and includes:
- the cldn12 gene encoding claudin-12 produces the protein MSCRDIHATNAFSFIIALLSVGGIAVAALIPQWRITTLVTFNRNAKNISVYDGLWAKCVKRDDNSGCYYYDTEWYSKVDQLDLRLLQFCLPTTLLLSSIALLLCMSGMCKTCCCSAKPEPDIKTTRFLVNSAGCHLVAGMFFFLGGAIGLAPSVWFLFRTKEMNIRYDNIFSDGFAVYVSIGCCGGLMLAALFMFMWYCMCKKLPSPFWLPLPSMPTSLSTQALTANGYPPSPVYGPQPFPPQVFPPTVIDAQPYVPTQGYVQSVIAPAVPQVYMTQISAPDGYGSEVGGAQAYSYAASQSYAPSHHYAPSQAYASSYAGHRHSARSRMSAIEIDIPVLTQEQ